The following are encoded together in the Tatumella ptyseos genome:
- a CDS encoding YggL family protein produces the protein MAVNRSRRLRKKLHLDEFQEFGFSVAWSFPAGTDTATIDKTVDDFISEVIEPQGLAYDGSGYLQWEGLVCLQKTGKCTDEHRTVVSQWLSAKGLENIQVTELFDVWWD, from the coding sequence ATGGCTGTTAACCGTAGTCGCCGCTTGCGTAAAAAACTGCATCTTGACGAGTTCCAAGAATTTGGATTTTCTGTCGCATGGTCGTTTCCTGCAGGAACCGACACCGCCACCATCGATAAGACTGTCGATGACTTTATCAGTGAAGTCATTGAGCCTCAAGGGCTAGCCTATGATGGAAGTGGCTACCTTCAATGGGAAGGTTTAGTCTGTTTACAAAAAACCGGTAAATGTACTGACGAACACCGAACCGTTGTCAGTCAATGGCTCTCAGCAAAAGGCTTAGAAAACATCCAAGTTACGGAACTGTTTGATGTTTGGTGGGACTAA
- a CDS encoding siderophore-interacting protein, with amino-acid sequence MTKTLTSGKPAPHRVRNELAFRTLTVSNKQLVAEQFWRITFQSEALKGFNSPGCDDHIKLFFPENSATAPVVPTVTDEGIVWPDNQRPESRDYTPLEFDGKSSLVIDFYRHEQGVASDWAEKVNVGDLLTIGGPRGSLIIPNDYSQQLYIFDETGLPAMKRRLSTLKADNVLLIAFAKRQVVEEYLGALLADYTLHCLENSKMDSTGIEQCISLSNPLHFPSDDHFIWLTGEGKAVKQLSDHFIEQRDCSPELVRAVAYWHAKD; translated from the coding sequence ATGACTAAAACGCTTACTTCTGGTAAACCGGCACCGCATCGTGTTCGAAACGAGTTAGCATTTCGCACACTCACCGTGAGTAATAAACAATTAGTCGCAGAGCAATTCTGGCGTATCACTTTCCAATCTGAAGCATTAAAAGGGTTTAACTCCCCAGGGTGTGATGATCATATCAAACTCTTTTTCCCCGAGAACAGTGCAACGGCGCCAGTCGTGCCAACCGTTACAGATGAGGGAATTGTATGGCCAGATAATCAGCGACCAGAATCACGAGACTATACTCCGCTTGAGTTTGATGGTAAGAGCTCCCTTGTCATTGATTTTTATCGGCATGAACAAGGTGTTGCGAGTGATTGGGCAGAGAAGGTTAATGTAGGGGATTTGCTAACCATTGGTGGCCCGCGGGGCTCGTTAATTATTCCTAATGACTATTCCCAGCAACTTTATATTTTTGACGAAACTGGCCTACCAGCGATGAAACGGCGGTTAAGCACTCTTAAGGCAGACAACGTTTTACTGATCGCCTTTGCTAAGCGTCAGGTCGTTGAAGAGTACTTAGGGGCGTTACTTGCTGATTACACGTTACATTGCCTAGAAAATAGTAAGATGGACTCTACAGGCATCGAACAATGTATAAGCCTTAGCAATCCTTTACATTTCCCATCTGATGACCACTTCATATGGTTGACTGGGGAAGGAAAAGCGGTGAAGCAACTCAGTGACCACTTTATTGAGCAGCGAGATTGTTCACCAGAATTAGTCAGAGCAGTTGCCTATTGGCATGCTAAAGATTAA
- a CDS encoding MDR family oxidoreductase, producing MTFNALWLTDPKIDKVSAKLSSVNEASLSPLPVTLRVLYSSLNYKDALALCAKAPVIRQFPLIPGIDMIGEVIASESLQWPIGKLAVVTGWGIGEQYHGGLAEKFSAKTEWLTVLPEEISPLDAALIGTAGLTAMLAVLQLEQQGITPEKGPIAVSGASGGVGSFSTWILAQLGYEVIAVSGDRHAEEYLVESLGAHSIIPRSELSESGKKLQAERWAGAIDCVGSHTLANLLAATQRSGCVVACGMAQGLELNTSVAPFILRNIRLIGIDSVYCETAQRNAAWQRFAVLLSRSPLPIPFQTITLEQAIEFADLLLKGEVRGRIVVQTNV from the coding sequence ATGACCTTTAACGCTCTCTGGCTTACTGACCCTAAAATCGATAAAGTTTCCGCTAAGTTATCCTCGGTAAACGAAGCTAGCCTCTCTCCTCTTCCTGTTACGCTTCGCGTCCTTTACTCCTCTCTTAATTATAAAGATGCCTTAGCTCTGTGCGCTAAAGCGCCAGTAATACGTCAGTTTCCGCTTATTCCTGGAATCGATATGATAGGTGAAGTGATTGCCAGTGAATCATTACAGTGGCCAATAGGGAAACTCGCCGTCGTCACTGGTTGGGGAATTGGCGAACAGTATCATGGAGGCCTCGCTGAAAAATTCTCTGCGAAAACTGAATGGTTGACGGTGCTACCTGAAGAAATATCCCCTTTAGATGCGGCGTTGATTGGAACCGCTGGTCTGACTGCTATGCTTGCCGTGTTGCAGCTAGAGCAACAAGGGATCACCCCCGAAAAAGGACCGATTGCTGTCAGTGGTGCGAGCGGTGGGGTTGGTAGTTTTAGCACATGGATTTTAGCGCAACTTGGTTACGAGGTTATCGCCGTCAGCGGTGACCGCCATGCCGAAGAGTACCTAGTTGAGTCGTTAGGTGCTCATTCAATTATCCCTAGAAGTGAACTCTCCGAATCGGGAAAAAAATTACAAGCAGAACGATGGGCGGGCGCAATTGATTGTGTGGGAAGCCATACCCTCGCTAACCTACTTGCGGCGACACAGCGCAGTGGTTGCGTGGTCGCCTGTGGAATGGCTCAGGGGCTAGAGCTTAATACCAGCGTGGCCCCCTTCATTCTGCGTAATATCCGCTTGATAGGTATCGACAGTGTGTATTGCGAAACCGCGCAGCGTAATGCTGCATGGCAACGCTTCGCGGTGTTATTAAGTCGCTCCCCACTTCCGATTCCCTTTCAAACCATTACGCTGGAACAAGCTATCGAATTTGCCGACCTTTTACTTAAAGGAGAGGTTCGTGGACGGATTGTAGTGCAAACCAACGTTTAA
- a CDS encoding DUF2884 family protein, with protein sequence MLRKVLLATLLVSAVQAHAAYQCDSIPKDDITLSTQSVAIVGSDGTMVISPNGDITFNGKALQPSAAVRQQAINYQAAVRKDMPWINQGAHQRLDQAKTALDRIITEKLGAESGIHQRLDNLNSQLKLQFARVLSQKNDVMTYHHSAIDSVHQDSEKLVQNAMGGVLQDSLNEMGNMKNLSSNGNPLQALVGNLGGLQQAVQQEWKQHEDDFQQFGQQVCQRVTQLEAQRIALYKSIK encoded by the coding sequence ATGCTACGCAAAGTTCTACTCGCTACGCTACTTGTTTCAGCCGTACAAGCACATGCCGCTTATCAATGTGACTCGATTCCCAAAGATGATATTACGCTATCTACTCAAAGCGTAGCTATTGTGGGAAGCGATGGCACCATGGTGATTAGCCCTAATGGAGACATTACCTTTAATGGTAAAGCGCTTCAGCCCTCTGCTGCAGTACGCCAACAAGCAATAAATTACCAAGCCGCTGTGCGTAAAGATATGCCGTGGATTAATCAAGGTGCACATCAACGTCTCGATCAAGCGAAAACTGCATTAGATCGTATCATTACCGAAAAATTAGGCGCGGAAAGTGGGATCCATCAACGCTTAGATAACTTAAACTCCCAACTAAAATTACAGTTTGCGCGAGTGCTATCACAGAAAAATGATGTGATGACCTATCACCACAGTGCTATCGATAGCGTTCATCAAGATAGCGAAAAACTAGTACAAAATGCGATGGGTGGTGTACTACAAGATAGCCTGAATGAAATGGGGAATATGAAGAACCTCAGTAGTAACGGTAACCCATTACAAGCTTTAGTCGGTAATTTAGGTGGCTTACAACAAGCCGTCCAGCAAGAATGGAAACAGCACGAAGACGATTTCCAACAATTTGGCCAACAAGTTTGCCAGCGCGTGACTCAACTCGAAGCGCAGCGTATCGCACTTTACAAATCCATAAAATAA
- the trmB gene encoding tRNA (guanosine(46)-N7)-methyltransferase TrmB, with product MINDVITPEFDEEGRPLRRIRSFVRRQGRLTKGQQHAIDELWPINGIEYSAEPMDFVQVFGREAPLVLEIGFGMGASLVEMAKANPHQNFLGIEVHAPGVGACLASADEAGVTNLRVMCHDAVEVLENMIPDNSLRLAQLFFPDPWHKARHNKRRIVQIPFAELILSKLKLGGVFHMATDWENYAEHMLEVMQSIPGYVNQSPQGQYVPRPDSRPLTKFEQRGHRLGHGVWDLMFERVK from the coding sequence ATGATTAATGACGTCATTACACCAGAATTTGATGAAGAAGGGCGTCCATTACGCCGGATAAGAAGTTTTGTTCGACGCCAAGGCCGTCTAACCAAAGGCCAGCAGCACGCAATTGATGAACTGTGGCCAATCAATGGGATTGAATACAGTGCTGAGCCAATGGACTTTGTGCAGGTGTTTGGTCGTGAAGCGCCACTAGTGTTAGAAATCGGTTTTGGTATGGGGGCATCCTTAGTTGAAATGGCTAAAGCCAATCCCCATCAGAATTTTTTGGGCATCGAGGTACATGCCCCTGGAGTCGGTGCTTGTTTAGCCAGCGCTGATGAAGCAGGTGTGACAAATCTACGCGTAATGTGCCACGATGCCGTAGAAGTATTGGAAAATATGATTCCAGATAATTCATTACGTCTCGCTCAACTTTTTTTTCCAGACCCTTGGCATAAGGCTCGCCATAACAAACGACGTATTGTGCAAATCCCGTTTGCTGAGCTGATCTTAAGTAAATTAAAATTGGGTGGCGTTTTTCACATGGCCACTGACTGGGAAAACTATGCCGAGCATATGCTGGAAGTCATGCAATCTATTCCTGGTTATGTCAACCAATCGCCGCAAGGACAATATGTTCCTCGGCCAGATTCACGTCCACTCACCAAGTTCGAACAACGGGGTCACCGTTTAGGACATGGCGTGTGGGATTTAATGTTTGAGAGGGTTAAATAA